CCTCCTCCCAGCCGCCCGTCCGCATGAGCCAGTTCACGCCGAGCTGCTCCAGGACGGGGGTGCCGAGGTCGGCGTACGCGCGCGCGGCCACCAGGGAACGGATGACGTCGGGCGCGGCCCGGACCCAGCCGATCCGCATGCCCGCCCAGAAGGCCTTGCTGGCCGAGCCGACGGTGAGGACGGTGGCGCCCGCCGGGTCGAAGGCGCAGACCGGCCGGGGCATCTCCAGGCCCTCGTCCAGGTGCAGCTCGGCCATGGTCTCGTCGACGACGAGCACCGTGCCGGCCGAGCGGGCCGCCTCGACGAGCTGCCGCCGCTGGTCCTCGTCGGCGAGCGCGCCGGTCGGGTTGTGGAAGTCGGCGACGACGTACGCGAGGCGGGGCGCCGCGTCCCGCAGCACCTGCCGCCAGCGCGGCAGGTCCCAGCTGCCGAGGCCCTCGGCCATGGCGACGGGCACGAGCCGGGCGCCCGCCGAGCGCATCAGCTGGAGGATGTTGGCGTAGGAGGGCGACTCGACGGCGATCCGCTCGCCGCGCCCCGCGAAGAGGTGGCAGATGGCGTCGATGGCGCCCATGGCGCCGGTCGTGACCATGATCTGCTCGGGCATGGTGGGGATCCCGCGCGCGGTGTACCGGTCGGCGAGCATCTGCCGCAGCGCGGGCAGCCCGGCCGGGTAGTCCCCGTGCGTGTGGGCGTACGGCGGCAGCTCCTCCAGGGCGCCCTGGACGCCCCGGGTGAGCCAGGGCTCGGGCGCGGGCAGGGCGGCGCAGCCGAGGTCGATCATCGAGCCGAGGGCCTCGGGGGGCAGCGGTTCGAGGCCGCGTGCGGGCAGCGGGTTCCCGGCGGGCACGGCGGTCCAGCTGCCGGCGCCGCGCCGGGACTCCAGGAAGCCCTCGGTGCGCAGCGCCTCGTAGGCGGCGGCGACCGTCGTGCGGCTGACGGTGAGCGCGAGGGCGAGTTCCCGCTCGGCGGGCAGACGGGCGGCGACCGGGACGCGGCCCTCCAGGACGAGCAGCCGGATGCCGTCGGCCAGGGCGCGGTAGGCGGGCGGCTTGCGGGCGCCGGGTCCGGCGGGCCGGGGCTGCTGCGCCTGGAGCTGCCGGGCGAGCTGAGCCGGTCCCACCGCCGAAGTCCACTGAGCCATGGAAATCAGTCCACCTTCCTCGAATTGGCCATGGTTGACATCCGATCCCCCGCCACAGAGTGTCATGAGTCAGTCCACTACCACCACCTTGGGGGGCAGTTCCTTGTCCATCGCCTCCGGTCTCCACGGCCGGCACCTCACCCGCCGGCTCGTCCAGCTGTACGTCGGGCTGACGCTGTACGGGGTCAGCTCGGCGCTGCTCGTGCGCAGCGGGCTCGGCCTGGAGCCCTGGGGCGTCCTCCACCAGGGTCTCGCCGAGAAGACCGGGCTCACCATCGGCGTGGTGTCGATCATCGTCGGTGCGGTGGTGCTGCTGCTGTGGGTCCCGATCCGGCAGCGGCCCGGCCTCGGCACGGTCTCCAACGTGTTCGCGATCGGTCTGGCGACGGACGGCACCCTGGCCCTGGTCCCGGACGTCGACGGTCTGGCCGGGCAGGTGCCGCTGCTCCTGCTCGGCATCGTCCTCAACGGGGTCGCGACCGGCCTGTACATCGCGGCGCGGTTGGGCCCCGGCCCGCGCGACGGCCTGATGACCGGTCTGCACCGGCTGACCGGCCGGTCCATCCGGCTCGTGCGGACGGCGATCGAGGT
The DNA window shown above is from Streptomyces vietnamensis and carries:
- a CDS encoding PLP-dependent aminotransferase family protein, translated to MAQWTSAVGPAQLARQLQAQQPRPAGPGARKPPAYRALADGIRLLVLEGRVPVAARLPAERELALALTVSRTTVAAAYEALRTEGFLESRRGAGSWTAVPAGNPLPARGLEPLPPEALGSMIDLGCAALPAPEPWLTRGVQGALEELPPYAHTHGDYPAGLPALRQMLADRYTARGIPTMPEQIMVTTGAMGAIDAICHLFAGRGERIAVESPSYANILQLMRSAGARLVPVAMAEGLGSWDLPRWRQVLRDAAPRLAYVVADFHNPTGALADEDQRRQLVEAARSAGTVLVVDETMAELHLDEGLEMPRPVCAFDPAGATVLTVGSASKAFWAGMRIGWVRAAPDVIRSLVAARAYADLGTPVLEQLGVNWLMRTGGWEEAVSLRREQARENRDALVAAVRRELPDWEFSVPRGGLTLWVRTGGLSGSRLAEAGERVGVRVPSGPRFGVDGAFEGFVRLPFTVGGPVADEAAARLAAAARLVESGLGSGGAEPPRSFVA
- a CDS encoding YczE/YyaS/YitT family protein — protein: MSIASGLHGRHLTRRLVQLYVGLTLYGVSSALLVRSGLGLEPWGVLHQGLAEKTGLTIGVVSIIVGAVVLLLWVPIRQRPGLGTVSNVFAIGLATDGTLALVPDVDGLAGQVPLLLLGIVLNGVATGLYIAARLGPGPRDGLMTGLHRLTGRSIRLVRTAIEVVVVATGFLLGGSVGVGTVLYALAIGPLAQFFLRWFAVPEAAPETPEPDSVPSSVATRTPEGAILRP